The following proteins are co-located in the Malus sylvestris chromosome 13, drMalSylv7.2, whole genome shotgun sequence genome:
- the LOC126596851 gene encoding delta(3,5)-Delta(2,4)-dienoyl-CoA isomerase, peroxisomal-like translates to MAIYKSLEIFQKNPKSSVFYLHLNRPSHRNALSRDFFTEFPEALSSLDQNPNVNVIVLSGTGDHFCAGIDIKTLTSISEKFVSVDRGRVGEQFRREIKWLQDAITAIERCRKPVIASIHGACIGGGIDIVTACDIRYCSKDAFFSVKEVDLAITADLGTLQRLPGIVGYGNAIELALTGRRFSGPEAKQLGLVSGVFDSRDELENGVRLIAEGIGLKSPLAVTGTKAVLQRSRELNVEQGLDYVATWNSAMLLSDDLTEAISAFAQKRKPVFAKL, encoded by the exons ATGGCGATCTACAAATCCCTAGAAATCTTTCAGAAAAACCCCAAATCCTCCGTCTTCTACCTCCACCTCAACCGTCCCAGCCACCGCAACGCCCTCTCGCGCGACTTCTTCACCGAATTCCCCGAGGCCCTCTCTTCCCTCGACCAAAACCCTAACGTCAACGTCATCGTCCTCAGCGGCACCGGTGACCACTTCTGCGCCGGAATCGACATCAAAACGCTCACATCGATCTCCGAAAAGTTCGTCTCCGTAGACCGAGGCCGCGTCGGGGAGCAGTTTCGGCGGGAGATCAAGTGGTTGCAGGACGCGATCACGGCGATTGAGCGGTGCCGGAAGCCAGTGATTGCTTCCATCCACGGGGCGTGTATCGGCGGTGGTATCGATATCGTGACCGCCTGCGACATAAGGTATTGCAGCAAGGACGCGTTCTTTTCGGTCAAAGAGGTCGACTTGGCGATCACGGCGGACCTCGGGACGCTTCAGAGGCTGCCGGGAATTGTCGGGTACGGAAACGCGATTGAACTGGCGCTTACGGGTCGGAGGTTCTCGGGTCCGGAGGCTAAGCAGCTGGGCCTGGTTTCTGGAGTGTTCGATTCCAGAGACGAGTTGGAAAACGGTGTACGCCTCATCGCTGAGG GAATTGGATTGAAATCTCCACTGGCAGTGACGGGGACGAAAGCGGTATTGCAAAGAAGTAGGGAGCTGAATGTGGAGCAAGGATTGGATTATGTTGCAACATGGAATTCAGCAATGCTGTTATCTGATGATTTAACTGAGGCTATCTCAGCATTTGCCCAGAAAAGAAAGCCCGTCTTTGCCAAGCTCTAA
- the LOC126596849 gene encoding glycerophosphodiester phosphodiesterase GDPD2-like, producing the protein MALKAVHASDVPNLDQVTESAAALAVYSPWLAHGVKDEGEETKWGYKWPKFVVMGHRGSGMNMLQSSDAKLKSIKENSILSFNAATQFPIDFVEFDVQVTKDDCPVIFHDNFIGAEDKGVFKEERVTDITLLEFLSYGPQREGGKVGRPLVRKIKDGRIFDWKVEQDDSLCTLQEVFEKVDRSKGFNIELKFDDQIVYKEEKLEHVLQVILQVVIKYAKDRPILFSSFQPDAALLMRKMQTTYPVYFLTNGGSEIYTDIRRNSVEEAMKLCSGGGLQGIVSEVKAILRNPGVVTKIKQAKLCIITYGQLNNVPDAVYMQLLMGVEGVIVDLVREITEAVSDSRILVKEAGTWNFLS; encoded by the exons ATGGCTCTCAAGGCCGTTCATGCCTCCGACGTTCCGAACCTCGACCAAGTCACAGAAAGTGCCGCCGCATTGGCCGTATATTCGCCGTGGTTGGCTCATG GTGTGAAAGATGAAGGTGAGGAAACGAAATGGGGATACAAATGGCCAAAGTTCGTCGTGATGGGACACAGAGGCAGCGGGATGAACATGTTGCAGTCTTCTGATGCAAAGCTTAAATCCATCAAAGAGAACTCCATTCTCTCCTTCAATGCCGCCACTCAGTTCCCGATCGATTTCGTCGAGTTCGACGTTCAG GTGACCAAAGACGACTGTCCGGTCATTTTTCATGACAACTTTATTGGCGCCGAGGACAAG GGTGTTTTCAAGGAGGAAAGGGTTACAGACATTACTCTGCTAGAATTTCTCTCCTACGGACCCCAGAGAGAGGGCGGAAAG GTGGGGAGGCCTTTGGTCAGAAAAATAAAAGACGGGAGAATTTTCGACTGGAAGGTAGAACAGGATGACTCCCTATGCACATTGCAGGAGGTGTTCGAGAAAGTTGACCGTTCCAAGGGTTTTAACATTGAGTTGAAGTTCGATGATCAGATTGTCTACAAAGAAGAAAAGCTCGAACATGTTCTTCAAGTAATTTTGCAG GTGGTAATTAAGTATGCCAAGGACAGGCCGATCCTGTTTTCGAGCTTTCAGCCTGATGCTGCATTGCTGATGAGAAAAATGCAGACGACATATCCT GTTTATTTCCTCACAAACGGAGGGTCTGAAATTTACACCGACATTCGAAGGAATTCGGTGGAAGAGGCCATGAAGTTGTGTTCGGGAGGTGGTTTGCAAGGAATTGTATCAGAAGTAAAAGCTATCTTGAGAAATCCAGGGGTAGTGACCAAGATTAAACAGGCCAAACTCTGCATTATAACCTATGGACAATTAAA CAATGTGCCAGACGCTGTTTACATGCAACTTCTAATGGGGGTTGAGGGAGTGATTGTTGACCTTGTTCGAGAGATCACAGAAGCGGTTTCCGACTCCCGAATTCTTGTCAAAGAAGCAGGAACTTGGAACTTTCTTTCGTAG
- the LOC126595216 gene encoding probable WRKY transcription factor 17 → MAVELMNFPKMEDQKVIQEAASQGSQSMEHLIRFLSHQQQQSNKPIGPRRLHGHHRSHRLQVQEGNLTPTPAPAPVITPAIVPSTPIELSFVQSQPHSMTLDFTRPNAFASNPKSAEIEFAKESFSVSSSSSFMSSAITKDGSISNGKLGPSIFLAPAPAVSGAKPSPSTAPFKKRCHEHDHSDDTSCKFSGSGSASGSGECLCCCS, encoded by the exons ATGGCGGTGGAGCTGATGAACTTCCCGAAGATGGAGGATCAGAAGGTCATACAGGAAGCGGCATCACAAGGATCGCAGAGCATGGAGCACCTGATCCGGTTCCTCTCTCATCAGCAGCAACAGTCAAACAAACCAATCGGCCCGCGTCGACTGCACGGACATCACCGATCACACCGTCTCCAAGTTCAAGAAG GAAATCTTACTCCAACTCCGGCGCCGGCTCCAGTGATTACTCCGGCTATCGTCCCTTCGACTCCGATCGAGTTGAGTTTCGTCCAATCCCAGCCACACAGCATGACGCTTGACTTCACGAGGCCCAACGCCTTCGCGTCGAACCCAAAGAGCGCGGAGATTGAGTTCGCGAAGGAGAGCTTCAGTGTCTCGTCGAGCTCGTCGTTCATGTCGTCGGCAATCACCAAAGACGGCAGCATTTCGAACGGGAAACTCGGACCGTCGATCTTCTTGGCGCCTGCCCCGGCCGTTTCCGGTGCGAAGCCTTCCCCCTCTACGGCGCCGTTTAAGAAGAGGTGCCACGAACACGACCACTCCGACGACACGTCGTGCAAGTTTTCCGGCTCAGGATCTGCTTCCGGCTCCGGGGAGTGCCTTTGCTGCTGCAGTTGA